A window of Sulfurimonas gotlandica GD1 contains these coding sequences:
- a CDS encoding class I SAM-dependent methyltransferase, with the protein MTISDIQKHLEENSKDLSTEFKRLFHGRGELYKGWKHLSVDSIDDILSVALYFEEENEVELIEMLKSFVASSRHKTIVLQRRYIKGSPSELIVGELADDLFVVENGMKIKLNLLSNLNSGYFPDMKNGREFVKANSKDKSVLNLFSYTCAFSVAAMLGGAYKVFNIDMSKSALSTGRTNHHLNDIDTKSVSFFSYNILKSFSSIKRKGPYDLIIIDPPTFQKGSFEATKDYRKLINKLEQIASEDCTLLACLNSPDLEAEFIKELIKELAPSFMFIKRLENVEEFQSEDEERSLKNLVFQRSKIIV; encoded by the coding sequence ATGACCATCTCAGATATACAAAAACACCTAGAAGAAAACTCAAAAGATTTATCTACAGAGTTTAAGAGACTTTTTCATGGTCGTGGTGAGCTTTACAAAGGTTGGAAGCATCTGAGCGTTGACTCTATAGATGACATCTTAAGCGTTGCTCTTTACTTTGAAGAAGAAAATGAAGTTGAACTGATAGAGATGCTAAAGTCGTTTGTAGCATCTAGCAGGCACAAGACCATAGTTTTACAACGCCGTTACATCAAAGGTTCTCCGAGTGAACTTATAGTCGGTGAGTTGGCAGATGATCTGTTTGTAGTTGAAAACGGCATGAAGATAAAGCTAAACTTACTCTCTAACCTTAACAGCGGATACTTTCCTGACATGAAAAATGGAAGAGAGTTCGTAAAAGCAAACTCAAAAGACAAAAGCGTTTTAAATCTTTTCTCTTATACTTGTGCTTTTAGTGTGGCGGCTATGCTTGGCGGTGCATATAAAGTTTTTAATATCGACATGAGCAAAAGTGCTCTAAGCACAGGACGCACAAATCATCATCTAAACGACATTGATACAAAAAGTGTTAGTTTTTTCTCTTACAACATCTTAAAATCATTCTCAAGCATAAAGAGAAAAGGTCCGTATGATTTGATTATTATCGACCCGCCTACCTTTCAAAAAGGAAGTTTTGAAGCGACTAAGGACTATAGAAAATTAATCAATAAGCTAGAACAGATAGCATCTGAGGATTGTACACTTTTAGCTTGTTTGAACTCACCTGACTTAGAAGCTGAGTTTATAAAAGAGCTTATAAAAGAGTTGGCTCCAAGTTTCATGTTTATAAAGCGTTTAGAAAACGTAGAAGAATTTCAAAGTGAAGATGAAGAAAGAAGTTTAAAAAATCTTGTCTTCCAAAGGTCGAAAATTATAGTATAA